A region of the Candidatus Methylomirabilis oxygeniifera genome:
ATGGGACTACAGAGGTCTACGAGACGTCCGTTGACGTTCGCGCCGATCGCTTCCTTCTTGGCTGCCGGATCCACGGCCTCCAGCACTGCCAGCACTGTCACACCCGAAGAGAATTCATGTCGTCGTCCGTCGTCCAGGGTGACAACAATCGATTGGGTTCGGGTCTCACTCACGCTCTATCTCTGCCGTTGAGCACAGAAGGGCACCAGTAACGATAAGATGCCCTTTTCTGCTTAGGTGATTCTACCCGGGACAACAACCTGTCCGCGTACCACGCATAGGTCGCCGGGTGCTGCAAGCAATGGTAGGCGCGGGCGGTCTTGAACCGCCGACCTCTTGCGTGTCAAGCAAGCGCTCTCCCCCTGAGCTACGCGCCTAAATATCCTCACCGCCTTCGCGGTCAACGACGCATATCTTCAATCACTTAGGCCCATCCTGTCAAGGGAAAAGGCGATCTTCCTCACCCATCCCGGGTAAGCGACCCTGCACGCCGGACCGCTATGGGAGCTTGATCCCATATTTCTTCATCAGGCGATGGACTGTCTTTCGGTCCACACAGGCAGCCTTTGCGGCTTGCGAGATATTGCCGTCATGCCGCTTGAGGAGCCGGACCAGATAGTCCCGCTCAAATGAGCCGGCCCACACCTCTTTTGCCCGCTTGAGCGGCAGTTCATTCGGCGACACCAGCAAGGCGGCTTCGGCCTTTATGCGGATCTGTTCCGGTAGATCCTGCGGCCGGACCAGCTCGTGTTCGGCCAGGACCACCGCTCGCTCCATGACATTCTGAAGTTCGCGAACGTTCCCAGGCCAACTGTGCGCCTCCAGGAGCCGCATTGCCTCCGGCGTGACGCCTTTGACTTCCTTCTCGCTGCCGGCTGCATATTTTGTCAGGTAGTGATGCGCAATCAACTGAATATCTCCCGCACGATCGCGCAGGGGCGGCAGCGGAAGCGAGATGACGTTCAGGCGATAATAGAGGTCTTCCCGAAATCTGCCCATGGCGACGGCCTGAGCCAGGTCGTGGTTGGTGGCCGAGATGACGCGCACGTCCACCTCGATCATTCGGTTTGAGCCGACCCGTCGCACCTGACGTTCCTGCAGGACTCTCAGCAGCTTCGCCTGAAGATTCAGGCTGATGTCGCCCACTTCATCCAGGAAGATGGTCCCACCGCTGGCAAATTCAAACAGCCCGGGACGAGTCGCCTGCGCTCCCGTGAACGCGCCCTTCTCGTGTCCGAACAGTTCACTCTCCAACAGGTTCTCCGGAAGCGAGACGCAATCAACGGGGATGAACGGACCGGTCGCCCGACGGCTGTTGACATGGAGACTCCTGGCGATCAGCTCTTTGCCGGTCCCGGTCTCACCGATGATCAGGATGTTGGCCTCGCTCTTCGCCACCTTCTTGATGGTCTCAAAGACCTGGAGCATCGGCAGGCTCCTGCCGATGATATTGTCGAACCGATGGGTCTCGGTCAGTTGCTCCAGAAGTCGCCGGTTCTCTTCCCGCAAACGACGCCGGTCCATCGCCCGCTCGACACAGACCCTGAGTTGATCAGCCGAAAACGGCTTGGGCAGATAATCGAATGCGCCTTCTTTGATCGCTTCGACGGCGGTCTCGATCGTGGCAAAGGCGGTGATCAGGATTACGGTCGCTTCGGGATCGATTGCCCGAATCGCCTGGAGGACGCCCAGGCCGTCAAGGCCCGGCATGCGAAGATCGGTGAGCACCAAATCCGGCCTTTCCCGCTCGTACAGCGTGGCTGCCTTGCCGCTCTCGGCCTCGGTCATCGCCTCGTAGCCAAAGCGAGTGAGCAGCCTGGCGCAGTTTTCGAGCATGTCCACTTCGTCATCGATCACCAGTACTCGGCCTAGCTTCGGCATCCTGTCCCTTCTCTCATCTTTCACGCGTCCTCCGCCGGCAACGTCATGACAAAGGTGGTCCCATTCCCGGCCTCGCTCCGGACGT
Encoded here:
- a CDS encoding putative response regulator in two-component reguatory system, sigma54 dependent transcriptional regulator (Evidence 3 : Function proposed based on presence of conserved amino acid motif, structural feature or limited homology; Product type pr : putative regulator), with protein sequence MPKLGRVLVIDDEVDMLENCARLLTRFGYEAMTEAESGKAATLYERERPDLVLTDLRMPGLDGLGVLQAIRAIDPEATVILITAFATIETAVEAIKEGAFDYLPKPFSADQLRVCVERAMDRRRLREENRRLLEQLTETHRFDNIIGRSLPMLQVFETIKKVAKSEANILIIGETGTGKELIARSLHVNSRRATGPFIPVDCVSLPENLLESELFGHEKGAFTGAQATRPGLFEFASGGTIFLDEVGDISLNLQAKLLRVLQERQVRRVGSNRMIEVDVRVISATNHDLAQAVAMGRFREDLYYRLNVISLPLPPLRDRAGDIQLIAHHYLTKYAAGSEKEVKGVTPEAMRLLEAHSWPGNVRELQNVMERAVVLAEHELVRPQDLPEQIRIKAEAALLVSPNELPLKRAKEVWAGSFERDYLVRLLKRHDGNISQAAKAACVDRKTVHRLMKKYGIKLP